A region of Ictidomys tridecemlineatus isolate mIctTri1 chromosome 4, mIctTri1.hap1, whole genome shotgun sequence DNA encodes the following proteins:
- the Idnk gene encoding putative gluconokinase isoform X2, whose product MAAPGALLVMGVSGSGKSTVGALLASELGWKFYDADDYHPKENRMKMEKGIPLNDQDRIPWLCNLHDILLRDVTSGQHVVLACSALKKTYRDILIRGKNGAPLKSGESRKEEKPAEVLLLVVHLSGSFEVISGRLHQRKDHFMPPALLQSQFDTLEPPSPPENFIQISVDKSLSEIIAVIMETLKMK is encoded by the exons ATGGCGGCGCCCGGCGCGCTGCTCGTGATGGGCGTCAGCGGCTCCGGAAA ATCAACAGTGGGCGCCCTGCTGGCATCCGAG CTGGGATGGAAATTCTATGATGCAGATGACTATCATCCAAAGGAAAATCGAatgaagatggagaaagggaTACCATTGAATGATCAG GACAGGATTCCATGGCTTTGCAATTTGCATGACATTTTACTAAG AGATGTAACCTCAGGACAGCATGTGGTGTTAGCCtgttcagccttaaagaaaacatacagagACATCTTAATTCGAGGAAAAAATGGTGCACCTCTGAAGTCTGGGGAGTcgagaaaggaagaaaagccaGCTGAGGTGCTGCTCTTGGTGGTCCATCTGAGCGGATCATTTGAGGTCATCTCTGGACGCTTACACCAAAGAAAAGATCATTTTATGCCGCCTGCATTATTACAGTCCCAGTTTGATACTCTGGAGCCCCCATCACCTCCAGAAAACTTCATCCAAATCAGTG
- the Idnk gene encoding putative gluconokinase isoform X3, producing the protein MAAPGALLVMGVSGSGKSTVGALLASELGWKFYDADDYHPKENRMKMEKGIPLNDQRCNLRTACGVSLFSLKENIQRHLNSRKKWCTSEVWGVEKGRKAS; encoded by the exons ATGGCGGCGCCCGGCGCGCTGCTCGTGATGGGCGTCAGCGGCTCCGGAAA ATCAACAGTGGGCGCCCTGCTGGCATCCGAG CTGGGATGGAAATTCTATGATGCAGATGACTATCATCCAAAGGAAAATCGAatgaagatggagaaagggaTACCATTGAATGATCAG AGATGTAACCTCAGGACAGCATGTGGTGTTAGCCtgttcagccttaaagaaaacatacagagACATCTTAATTCGAGGAAAAAATGGTGCACCTCTGAAGTCTGGGGAGTcgagaaaggaagaaaagccaGCTGA